One window from the genome of Salvia miltiorrhiza cultivar Shanhuang (shh) chromosome 7, IMPLAD_Smil_shh, whole genome shotgun sequence encodes:
- the LOC130995970 gene encoding uncharacterized protein LOC130995970: MLNSSAARKLSLIAPKPQRFAYSAEIVGAAAKKPRTMTTNAADSDQNYMKNAFSKYATYLNNLNDKRERVVKASRDITMNSKKVIFQVHRISKHNKDEVLQKAENDLAAVMDQYIARLVKELGGTDFWKLRRAYSPGVQEYVEAATLCNFCKTGALLNLDEINASLRTLGDPSNEPLQINVLDYLLGLADLTGELMRMAMGRISDGELEFAQKICRFVREIYRDLTLVAPKMDDPSDMKQKMDVMLQSVMKIENACFSVHVRGSEYIPFLGSEDTSFSMLGAPEIE; this comes from the exons ATGTTGAATTCGTCGGCCGCGCGTAAGCTCTCTCTAATCGCGCCCAAGCCTCAACGCTTCGCATACT CTGCAGAAATTGTTGGTGCCGCCGCCAAGAAGCCCAGAACTATGACAACCAATGCGGCTGACTCTGACCAAAACTATATGAAGAACGCCTTTTCCAAATACGCTACTTACCTCAACAACCTG AATGACAAGAGAGAAAGGGTGGTAAAAGCTAGCCGGGATATAACTATGAACAGTAAAAAAGTCATATTTCAAGTGCACAG AATCAGTAAGCACAACAAAGACGAAGTCTTACAAAAAGCAGAAAATGATCTAGCTGCTGTGATGGATCAGTATATAGCTCGTTTAGTAAAAGAACTTGGAGGAACAGATTTTTGGAAGTTAAGACGAGCCTATTCTCCCGGG GTTCAGGAATATGTTGAAGCTGCTACACTGTGTAACTTTTGCAAAACAGGTGCTCTTTTGAATCTTGATGAGATCAATGCTTCCTTGCGAACTCTAGGTGACCCATCTAATGAGCCTTTGCAGATTAATGTGCTCGACTATCTGTTGGGG CTTGCAGACTTAACTGGAGAGCTGATGAGGATGGCAATGGGTAGGATATCAGACGGTGAACTTGAGTTTGCTCAAAAGATTTGCAGATTTGTACGTGAAATCTATAGAGACCTGACACTTGTTGCTCCAAAGATGGACGACCCCTCGGATATGAAACAAAAGATGGATGTAATGCTCCAAAGCGTAATGAAAATAGAAAATG CTTGCTTTAGTGTCCATGTGAGAGGGTCAGAGTACATTCCGTTCCTTGGATCTGAAGATACCAGCTTTTCGATGTTGGGAGCGCCTGAGATTGAGTGA